The genomic segment GCCATAGTTAGACTTTTCAGCCTGATTACAACTTGGGGCATCCCCATAGTATTGAATGAGCATTCCATCTGTACCCACTAGCTCCGTCGTGGTCTCACCAAAGTCAGAGGTGAATGAACACTGAATTTCTGCAAATAATCCAGAATCATATCTAAAAATGGCAATCCCGTTGTCATCAGGCACTTCTTGATTTACAAGAGTGTCAATATCGGCATATACCGTCTTAGGGCTTCCAAATAACCAGTGCATTAAGTCAATTGGGTGAGCCGCATCATCCGCCCACATTCCAAGATTCAGTTGCCTATTTACATGCCAGCTTTTCTGAAAATCAGGCCACCTATGTGTGGATAAGCAGTGTCTTCGGCGAAAGTGGAGTAGTTGTCCGAGTCGCTTCTGATCAATGATTTGCTTAATGAATTGGTTTGCAGGATCAACTCTCATCTGCCAGAGCATGAACAGTCGGGCACCAGATTTCTGAATTTCTTGTAAAATTTTCCTTCCGTCAATGATCGTAGTCGCAAGTGGCTTTTGAAGCGCGATGTTCTCCACATATTTACAAGCCAAGGAGACCGCTTCCAGATGATAGGCTGTCTCGCAACCAATGATTACAACATCGATCTGCTGAGAGAGTAAGTCTTCAGGATTGTCAAACTTTCTAAGTTTATGTCTATTACAAAACGAAAGGGCTCGTTTAGAATCAGCATCAAAAACACCTATCACATGAGCAGCAGTAAACTTACAGAATTCCTCTACATAGTGAGAAATATGCCCATGAGCAACTCCATACAAGGCGATCTGAATTGAAGAGCTATGTGTAGGAATAGTCATAATAATTCATCGCATCAAAAAGATATGAAAACTCAGCTGGATTGATTTTATCTCGCCACTTATGAAGAGAATCAGGCCGCATTGGAATTTTAGCTAAATCTTTACCAAGAAATTTTTCTAATCGACTTATTGTAGTTTCCTGATTGAGAACAAAATCTTCAAACCTCACTTCAATCGAATTTTTTGGCTTGGGTACACACTTTTGAATCTCGTATTGATAAAGCCAGGAGATTGCTCGATTTTGAAACACATCCTGTGAATTTGGATAATCTACTGAGAAATCATGAAGATCATCTGTTAAATGTCTCCCAAGAATGCTATCAAATGGATGCCTAGACCAAAAAATATAAAATGCATCCGGGAAAAGGTTGTAAATCCAGGGGTAGATGAGAGTGGTTTCAGGTAATTTCCAACCTTTAAATTCACTATTCGATTCTAATATAGGCTTAAGATATTCCTGAACTAATTTGTTGAAACTTTCTGGCACTTCTTGTTCTAACACTTCTGAAAAATCCCATTGATAATTACCTGAATATTTCACATACTTTGAGAATATATGGCAACTACGATATAGGTTGTGTGGTGGAACAAAATCACAGGAGTTATTAAGCAAGCTACCCATGTAAACATTACTCGCATACAGTGTCTGAGCAATACTTCTTGTACCTGAATGACCGCGTCCGATGACAATGATCATCATGGTTGTTTTGCCTCAATACTCAGTCCATTCAACTGTATTTCCTTTGTTCGCATGCATGCTGTTAGGTGGTGACTTCCAACATCTGACAACTTCATAGGAGTAGCTTGACAGGCATCTATCCGATAACCACATCTTTCAAACATATTACAACCAATTCTTTCTCTCGACAAATCTGGTGGCTCGCCCGATAAAATCTTCCTCTTGCCTTTCGACTTTCTATTTGAAATTTTAGGCACTGCATCAAGTAAAGCTTCTGTGTAGGGGTGTTTTGGTGAATTCAAAACTTCTTCCTTAGTCCCAAATTCAACAATTCTACCAGCATACATCACAGCAATTCGATCACAGATATGTCGAATCACACTCATATCGTGTGAGATGAAGATATATGAATAGTGGTAACGCGCCTGAAGTTCTTTTAGTAAGTTAATGATTTGAGCTTGAACAGATACATCTAGCGCTGAGACTGCCTCATCACAAATAATAACTTTTGGAGAGATAATTAAAGAGCGAGCTATTCCAATCCGTTGCCTCTGGCCTCCACTAAAACTATGTGGGTACCGCCTTAGATGTTCATCTCGTAAACCGACCTGAGCGATAACTTCCGATACCTTTTGTTCAATCTCCTCTTTTGGATACCGATGAATAATTAATGGCTCAGCAACGGTTTCAAAAACATTAATTCGTGGATTTAATGATGAAAACGGATCCTGAAAGATAATTTGGACTGATTTAGTGTAGTCTTTCTTCTCTCTGTCATTAGCATTGATCAAATTGATCTTCTGATCTCCATCATTATAAAGAACCGATCCAGAAGTTATGTTGTATAGATTCACTAAAGATCTACCAAGTGTGGATTTCCCACAACCACTCTCACCAATAATACCGAGTGTTTCTCCCTTATATAATTCGAAGCTAACCCCATCGACTGCTCGAATATATCTGGTTTCGCTAAAGAAACCCGTGCGTAAAGAGAAATATTTTTTCAGGTCATTTACCTGAAGAATTACTTTTTCATCATGCATGAAGATGGCAGCTCACCGTATGGCCGTTATTGTAAGTTTTATGAGCAGGTTTCTGACGTAAGCAGATCTCACCAAGCCTTTCTGTACATCGACTATAGAAAGGACAGCCTGTATGGACTTCAAATGGAGAGGGAATAGACCCTTCAATTGGGTCTAGGGATTCAATTGGTTGGTCAATCTTTGGAATCGATTTGAGAAGCGCTCTGGTGTAGGGATGGAGCGGATTGTCAATCACTTCGTCAGCGACCCCACTTTCCACAACACGCCCAAAATACATCACTAAAATCCGATCAGAGATTTCACCAATGACTGCCAAATCATGGGAGATATAGATCATTGACATGTTAAACTCTGATTTGATTGACTCCAATAGTTCCAGAATTTGAGCTTCAATCGTTACATCCAGAGCTGTTGTAGGCTCATCTGCGATCAGAATCTTTGGATTGCATACTAGCGCCATTGCAATCATTGCCCGCTGACGCATGCCTCCACTGAATTCATGTGGGTATCTTTTGAAAAACATCGCTGGAGAGGGAATGCCAACTTTTTCCAATAATCCTAGGCATACACTCAAGACATCAGTTTCTGATAATTCTGGTCGATGTAAGGTCAATGCCTCTGAAATCTGATCACCGATACTATGAAGAGGGCTGAAGGAAGACATCGGTTCCTGAAAAATCATACTGATGTCATTCCATCGAACATTTCTATAGGTATCTCCATAAGTTGGCAGTAAATTGAGTTCAAGATTCCTCGATTCTGGTTCGAAACGAATACTGCCACTGACAATCTTGGCAGGTGGCTGAGAAAGTATCCCGAGAATCGATTGAACGGTGACTGACTTTCCGCTTCCACTCTCTCCAATGACCCCAAGAGTTTCATTCTCAAAAACTTCGAAGTTCACATCTGTCAACGCATGAACAACCCCTTCACGCAGATAAAAGTTGATTGACAAGTCCTTTACTTCAAGAATTCTCTGCATGATCTTTCAAGAATAGGGGTCTGCAGCATCACGAAGGCCATCACCAACAAAATTAAAAAGAAGCACTGTCCCAATGACAAAAATGGCTGGTATCAGTAACCAGGGCTGATTGGTAATTGCCATTAGATCTTGGGAATCTTGCAACAAGGTTCCCCAACTAACTGCTGGTGGTTGAATCCCCAAACCCAAAAAGCTCAGTGCAGTTTCAGCGAGGATCATTCCTGGAATGGAAAGTGTGATGGAAACAATTAAATGACTCGAAAATCCAGGCAACAAATGCTTGACGATGATTCGAGAAGTAGAAGCTCCAGCTGCCCTTGCCGCCAATGTGTAGTCTTCTTCCCGCAGAGCTAAAATCTTCCCACGAGTTACTCTGGCGAGGGGCCCCCAACTAATGATTGAAAGGATAATTGTTATCGCAAAATATGTTTTCAATGATGACCAATCTCTTGGCAATACCGCTGAAAATGCCATCCATAGGGGGATAGTTGGCAAAGAAATCATGAAGTCAATAAAACGTTGTATCAGGTCATCGATATAACCACCGTAGTATCCAGAGACTCCTCCAAGCAAAATGCCAATTAAGAAACTCAAACTGACCCCCACAAGACCAATCGATAATGAGATCTGAGAGCCATGGATTGTTCTAGAGAAGACATCCCGACCTAGCCGATCTGAACCAAACAGAAATACTGGCGTTTTTTCATCTATTCCAAAAAGATGGATGTTACTTTTGAAGATGCCAAATAAGCTATACTCTTCTCCCTCTGTGAAAAATTGAATGTAGACTTTCTTGGTCAAATCAGGTTCGTATTTCCAGGAAAATGTTTTTTTGTCCAATATTTTTTTTTGTCCATAGACAAATGGGCTCGAAAAACCAGCTTCTGAATCATAGATATGAATTGAAGTAGGTGCTGAAAAATTATATTTCGAAAACCTTTGTGTAGATGAATAAGGAACAAGAAAATCTGAGAAAATCGCAAATAAATATAGCAAGCCAAGGAAAATAAGCGAAATTGAGGCAAGTCGATGCTGCCGGAAACGTGATCGGATCAACGACCACTGGGTGGCATAGTAAAAATTCTTATCTTCTTCGTTAATTACTGATGAAGAATTTGGAAAATTTCCCATTAATTATTTACTTAATCTTTCAAATCTAATTCGAGGATCTAACCAAACTAATAATAGATCAGATATCAAAGAACCAATAATTGTTAGTAGGCTTAAAATCATCACTATACTTGCAGCTAACCACATATCTTGAGAGAGTACAGATCTTAATAAAACTGGGCCAAGTGTTTGTATACCAAGGACAATTGAAATTAAGATTTCACCTGCAATTAAGGCTGGAAGCAACCAACCAATTGTACTAATGATTGGATTGATAGCCATTCTGACAGGATATTTCAGCAAAAGATCACGAAATTTTAGACCTTTTGCTTTCGCTGTAATTACATATGGCTTCTTCAATTCATCAAGAAGGTTGCCGCGCATCACTCTGATTATTGTTCCCGTTCCTTGAAGTCCAATTAAAATCACAGGCAAGACAAGATGTTTGCATAAATCAATAAATTTATCGAAACTCCAAGGTGCAGTCACATACTCCGGTGAATATAATCCTAGTACTGAGTAATCAAAGAATTTAAGAAACAACCACGCAAAAATCAGAGCCATCAAAAATGGTGGGGTTGCCAGTCCCAAAAATCCAATAAAAGTAAAAAAGTAGTCAAATTTTGAGTACTGATGAATCGCTGAATAAATTCCGATTGGTATCGCTAGTGCCCACGAAATAATTAGCGCTCCAAATGTAAGGCCAATTGAGAGAGGTAATTTTTCTGCAATAATTTCATTAACAGGTTTTTGATATTCGAAGGAATAACCAAAGTTTCCATGAAAAATAATGTTTTCCAACCACCGCCAATATCGTTCAACAACAGGTGCGTTGAACCCATATTGTTCTTTAATCCTTAACGCCTCATCTTCTAATACTGTGACACCAGTTGCCCGAAGTGAAGATATATAAAAATCTGCAAAATCTCCTGGAGGTAATTCAATGATTGCGTAGGCGACAACTGAAATAACGAAAAGTATCGGAATCAGTTGAAACAGCCTTTTGATTGTGTAAGTCAGCATAATATTTAAGGGCTGACTTGGAGAGTCAGCCCGGTTTCATTTACTTGTAGAACATTTGTTCACCGCTGTTATCAGCGGCGATAGCTTGACCAGATTGTTGAACATTTCCAATATTTGGATTTGTAATCAAAACATAATTCACGTTGTCAACTATGTTTAACATCCAAAGATTATCACCCATATTTTGCATCAATTCTCCATATAGTTTTCCATCTTTAGAAGAATAAGGAACATATGCTCCACGTTCTCTAGTGATGTTCATCAGACGTTTCATTTCAGCAGGTGGTTCTTCACCTTCAGCACCGTTAGAATCATACCATTGACGCCACAAAGGGGCATATCCAGTGCCACCAGTTGAAGGCAGATAGTCGTTCCATCCTCCAGAAACCCAGAGCGGTTTATGAACCCAGAGAATTGTTGAATGCTTTCGTTCATTATTTTGTCCTGTCACATTCATAAGTGTGTTTTCAAGCATCTTACTAGTCGTTTTGATGCCAACAGCTTCAAAATGCTGAGTCAGCAGTTCAACAACAAATTTGATATCCGGAGCGTAGTCACCGTACTCAATTCGATACTCAAAAGTTTTTCCGTTAGGCCCAATACGAAAGCCATCACTGCCTTTGGTCATCCCGATGCTATCAAGCAGTTCTTCAGCTTTTGCTGGATCATATCCCTTGTATAAGTGCTCTGGCATTGTTCCAAAACCAAAATACACATTTTCCAGGATTTCTTCCCTGTTCATCGCATAATTTAATGCTTCTCTGAACTTCAGATTGTTGAGTACTTTTTTGTCATTTTCATCAGCTAACGTGAAGTTGAAGAAAAGGACTGTCGGATTCACGTGCATGTCCAGCAAATGAGTTTGAATAAGGCCTTTATCTTCGGCCTCTTTATACAATGGCATTTTCACTAATGCCGTATCCTCTCTAAGTAAATCAATCTCTCCTGCCAAAACCTTAAGATTTACTGCTTCTGTGTCATTCACTTGTTGTGAAATAACTCTATCAACATAAGGTAATTGCTGGCCAGAACTATCAACTTTGAAATAATAAGGATTTCTCTTGAACTCCAAAATTTCATCAGCAGTTTCTACTTTCAACCATGCCCACAGGGAGGGATAGTTTGCACTGCATGGGCGAGTCAATTCCCAATTCGTACAATCCATTGCGTTAAAGTATTGCCACCACTCATCTTTAAATCCCATTTTCTTCATTTCTGGTTGTAAGGATGCTAGGGAAGTATATTTTGGGTGATAATTCTTCAAATGATGAGATGGTCTTAGCATATCGGTGTATCCCTGCCAGCCTTTAATGCTGAGTTCACTTATCAACGAACCGTAAGGGCTGTCAAATTCCATTGTGAATTGATAATCGCTTTGAAAGGTGATTTTAGCAGGATTACCAGCTGGATCTCCCCCAGATTTGAATTTAGACGGATATGCTGATGTTAATTTCTCATCACCGTATATATCCTCGAAAACAAATCGAACATCTTCTGTTGTTACAGGATTGCCATCAGACCACTTTAGGCCCTCGCGAAGATAGAAAGTAAACTTTTTGTTATCATTTTCTATCTTGAAATCCTTGAAAACATTTCCACGAACATCTTTGATACTTATTCCAGGTGCCATCAGTACATGCTCATTTAGCATGATAAAGACATCAGGATTCCAACCTGGGTTAGTATGGCCAAACCTCATTGTTCCACCGTACTTACCGGGTTGCCAGTTTGGGAGTTCATCAGCGTGTGAAATTACGCCTTTTTCGACTACAAATGGTGTTTTGGGGAGTCTTTGTTCGATTGGAGGAATTTCTCCTTTGGAAACCATTTCTTTCAAGGATGGTGCTTCTTTGTACTCTGCCGCAGAGACAGCTGTTCCAAGAAAAAGTGAAGCTGTTGCTAAAAGTGAAGCTAGTTTCATTTGAACCTCAAAAAATTAGTTAATAGATCTAATATTCTAAACTTATATAAATTTTTAACCTC from the SAR324 cluster bacterium genome contains:
- a CDS encoding Gfo/Idh/MocA family oxidoreductase, whose translation is MTIPTHSSSIQIALYGVAHGHISHYVEEFCKFTAAHVIGVFDADSKRALSFCNRHKLRKFDNPEDLLSQQIDVVIIGCETAYHLEAVSLACKYVENIALQKPLATTIIDGRKILQEIQKSGARLFMLWQMRVDPANQFIKQIIDQKRLGQLLHFRRRHCLSTHRWPDFQKSWHVNRQLNLGMWADDAAHPIDLMHWLFGSPKTVYADIDTLVNQEVPDDNGIAIFRYDSGLFAEIQCSFTSDFGETTTELVGTDGMLIQYYGDAPSCNQAEKSNYGLKWKIFGDGQWRHAEVDSPENHSFRIKALAPKILEFAQGAYDPPSSDEYLDSLKLTLLCYESSSQQKQIVLGDYAN
- a CDS encoding sulfotransferase, whose translation is MMIIVIGRGHSGTRSIAQTLYASNVYMGSLLNNSCDFVPPHNLYRSCHIFSKYVKYSGNYQWDFSEVLEQEVPESFNKLVQEYLKPILESNSEFKGWKLPETTLIYPWIYNLFPDAFYIFWSRHPFDSILGRHLTDDLHDFSVDYPNSQDVFQNRAISWLYQYEIQKCVPKPKNSIEVRFEDFVLNQETTISRLEKFLGKDLAKIPMRPDSLHKWRDKINPAEFSYLFDAMNYYDYSYT
- a CDS encoding ATP-binding cassette domain-containing protein, with translation MHDEKVILQVNDLKKYFSLRTGFFSETRYIRAVDGVSFELYKGETLGIIGESGCGKSTLGRSLVNLYNITSGSVLYNDGDQKINLINANDREKKDYTKSVQIIFQDPFSSLNPRINVFETVAEPLIIHRYPKEEIEQKVSEVIAQVGLRDEHLRRYPHSFSGGQRQRIGIARSLIISPKVIICDEAVSALDVSVQAQIINLLKELQARYHYSYIFISHDMSVIRHICDRIAVMYAGRIVEFGTKEEVLNSPKHPYTEALLDAVPKISNRKSKGKRKILSGEPPDLSRERIGCNMFERCGYRIDACQATPMKLSDVGSHHLTACMRTKEIQLNGLSIEAKQP
- a CDS encoding ABC transporter ATP-binding protein: MQRILEVKDLSINFYLREGVVHALTDVNFEVFENETLGVIGESGSGKSVTVQSILGILSQPPAKIVSGSIRFEPESRNLELNLLPTYGDTYRNVRWNDISMIFQEPMSSFSPLHSIGDQISEALTLHRPELSETDVLSVCLGLLEKVGIPSPAMFFKRYPHEFSGGMRQRAMIAMALVCNPKILIADEPTTALDVTIEAQILELLESIKSEFNMSMIYISHDLAVIGEISDRILVMYFGRVVESGVADEVIDNPLHPYTRALLKSIPKIDQPIESLDPIEGSIPSPFEVHTGCPFYSRCTERLGEICLRQKPAHKTYNNGHTVSCHLHA
- a CDS encoding ABC transporter permease: MGNFPNSSSVINEEDKNFYYATQWSLIRSRFRQHRLASISLIFLGLLYLFAIFSDFLVPYSSTQRFSKYNFSAPTSIHIYDSEAGFSSPFVYGQKKILDKKTFSWKYEPDLTKKVYIQFFTEGEEYSLFGIFKSNIHLFGIDEKTPVFLFGSDRLGRDVFSRTIHGSQISLSIGLVGVSLSFLIGILLGGVSGYYGGYIDDLIQRFIDFMISLPTIPLWMAFSAVLPRDWSSLKTYFAITIILSIISWGPLARVTRGKILALREEDYTLAARAAGASTSRIIVKHLLPGFSSHLIVSITLSIPGMILAETALSFLGLGIQPPAVSWGTLLQDSQDLMAITNQPWLLIPAIFVIGTVLLFNFVGDGLRDAADPYS
- a CDS encoding ABC transporter permease, whose amino-acid sequence is MLTYTIKRLFQLIPILFVISVVAYAIIELPPGDFADFYISSLRATGVTVLEDEALRIKEQYGFNAPVVERYWRWLENIIFHGNFGYSFEYQKPVNEIIAEKLPLSIGLTFGALIISWALAIPIGIYSAIHQYSKFDYFFTFIGFLGLATPPFLMALIFAWLFLKFFDYSVLGLYSPEYVTAPWSFDKFIDLCKHLVLPVILIGLQGTGTIIRVMRGNLLDELKKPYVITAKAKGLKFRDLLLKYPVRMAINPIISTIGWLLPALIAGEILISIVLGIQTLGPVLLRSVLSQDMWLAASIVMILSLLTIIGSLISDLLLVWLDPRIRFERLSK
- a CDS encoding ABC transporter substrate-binding protein, whose amino-acid sequence is MKLASLLATASLFLGTAVSAAEYKEAPSLKEMVSKGEIPPIEQRLPKTPFVVEKGVISHADELPNWQPGKYGGTMRFGHTNPGWNPDVFIMLNEHVLMAPGISIKDVRGNVFKDFKIENDNKKFTFYLREGLKWSDGNPVTTEDVRFVFEDIYGDEKLTSAYPSKFKSGGDPAGNPAKITFQSDYQFTMEFDSPYGSLISELSIKGWQGYTDMLRPSHHLKNYHPKYTSLASLQPEMKKMGFKDEWWQYFNAMDCTNWELTRPCSANYPSLWAWLKVETADEILEFKRNPYYFKVDSSGQQLPYVDRVISQQVNDTEAVNLKVLAGEIDLLREDTALVKMPLYKEAEDKGLIQTHLLDMHVNPTVLFFNFTLADENDKKVLNNLKFREALNYAMNREEILENVYFGFGTMPEHLYKGYDPAKAEELLDSIGMTKGSDGFRIGPNGKTFEYRIEYGDYAPDIKFVVELLTQHFEAVGIKTTSKMLENTLMNVTGQNNERKHSTILWVHKPLWVSGGWNDYLPSTGGTGYAPLWRQWYDSNGAEGEEPPAEMKRLMNITRERGAYVPYSSKDGKLYGELMQNMGDNLWMLNIVDNVNYVLITNPNIGNVQQSGQAIAADNSGEQMFYK